One genomic region from Arthrobacter pigmenti encodes:
- a CDS encoding aldehyde dehydrogenase family protein, with protein MSRLAVPKTYKLYVGGKFIRSESGRVYEVATKKGSFSVSSVNAAKASRKDARDAVVAARAAVSTWSGTTGYNRGQVLYRIAEILDGRRAQFAEEIAAFEGVSSSAASAQVDEAIDLWVWYAGWADKYVQVAGNSNAVSGPFFNLSVPEPTGVVAVVAPQGTSSLLGFVRAVAPVLVSGNAVVVIPNEAAPLAALSLGEVFATSDVPAGVVNVLSGSPAEILPWLAAHADVNALDLLGAGELDWVDLQVAAADTLKRVLPPESGTDAGAPSIDRITFFTETKTVWHTKGLL; from the coding sequence ATGAGCCGCCTTGCTGTTCCGAAGACCTACAAGCTCTACGTCGGCGGGAAGTTCATTCGGAGCGAATCGGGGCGGGTGTACGAGGTTGCGACCAAGAAGGGGAGCTTTTCGGTGAGTTCAGTCAACGCCGCGAAAGCTTCGCGGAAGGACGCACGGGATGCAGTGGTTGCCGCCCGGGCTGCCGTCAGTACCTGGTCGGGTACCACGGGTTACAACCGAGGGCAGGTGCTGTACCGGATCGCGGAGATTCTCGACGGACGCCGTGCGCAGTTCGCCGAGGAGATCGCGGCGTTCGAGGGTGTTTCCTCCTCGGCGGCATCGGCGCAGGTGGACGAGGCAATCGATCTGTGGGTCTGGTATGCGGGCTGGGCGGATAAGTACGTGCAGGTTGCGGGGAATTCTAACGCCGTCTCGGGTCCCTTTTTCAACCTTTCGGTTCCTGAACCGACCGGCGTGGTGGCTGTGGTGGCGCCGCAGGGGACTTCCTCGTTGCTGGGCTTTGTACGCGCGGTGGCGCCCGTCCTGGTGAGTGGAAACGCCGTCGTCGTCATTCCGAACGAGGCAGCGCCGCTTGCTGCGTTGAGCCTTGGCGAGGTCTTCGCGACCAGCGATGTGCCGGCCGGCGTCGTGAATGTCCTCAGTGGCTCACCGGCCGAAATCCTGCCGTGGCTGGCTGCACACGCGGACGTCAACGCGCTGGACCTGCTTGGAGCCGGCGAGCTGGACTGGGTGGACCTGCAGGTTGCGGCCGCGGACACGTTGAAGCGGGTGCTTCCGCCGGAGTCAGGGACCGACGCCGGCGCCCCCTCGATCGACCGCATCACGTTCTTCACGGAGACCAAGACGGTGTGGCACACGAAGGGCCTCCTCTAG
- the deoC gene encoding deoxyribose-phosphate aldolase codes for METTRAGTTIAPASRALDVIGGDLTERSLRRYLDGIPGVDAVGLEARAAALGTRSIKTTSKAWALDTIITLTDLTTLEGADTPGKVRSLVAKAMVPDPDDMSTPRVAAVCVYGDMVPHAVQALGAAHDDGAPGRINVAAVATAFPSGRASRTVKLSDTSDAVAAGADEIDMVIDRGAFLAGRYGQVFDEIVAVKEACKRSDGSYAHLKVILETGELNTYDNVRRASWLSILAGGDFIKTSTGKVSPAATLPVTLSMLEVVRDWHRLTGEKIGVKPAGGIRTSKDAIKYLVTVAETVGEEWLQPDLFRFGASSLLNDVLLQRQKLTSGRYSGPAYVTID; via the coding sequence ATGGAAACCACGCGCGCCGGCACCACCATCGCACCGGCGTCGAGGGCCTTGGACGTGATCGGTGGAGACCTCACCGAACGCAGCCTGCGCCGCTACCTCGACGGTATCCCGGGCGTCGACGCGGTGGGCCTTGAAGCCCGCGCGGCCGCCCTCGGAACCCGTTCGATCAAGACCACGTCGAAGGCCTGGGCGCTCGACACCATCATCACGCTGACCGACCTCACCACGCTCGAGGGCGCTGATACTCCGGGCAAAGTTCGCTCGTTGGTCGCCAAAGCCATGGTGCCGGATCCGGACGACATGTCCACCCCGCGCGTCGCCGCCGTCTGCGTGTACGGCGACATGGTGCCGCACGCGGTTCAGGCTCTGGGAGCAGCGCACGACGACGGCGCCCCCGGCCGCATCAACGTCGCCGCGGTTGCCACAGCCTTCCCGAGCGGCCGCGCGTCCCGGACCGTGAAACTTTCGGATACGTCCGACGCCGTTGCCGCCGGAGCCGACGAAATCGACATGGTGATCGACCGCGGGGCATTCCTCGCGGGCCGCTACGGGCAGGTGTTCGATGAGATCGTTGCGGTCAAGGAAGCGTGCAAGCGGTCCGACGGCAGCTATGCGCACCTGAAGGTCATCCTCGAAACCGGTGAGTTGAACACCTACGACAATGTGCGTCGTGCATCCTGGCTCTCCATCCTCGCCGGTGGGGACTTCATCAAGACTTCCACCGGCAAGGTTTCACCCGCGGCCACGCTCCCGGTCACGCTGTCCATGCTCGAGGTGGTCCGCGACTGGCACCGTCTCACCGGAGAGAAGATCGGTGTGAAGCCCGCGGGCGGTATTCGGACCTCCAAGGACGCTATCAAATACCTGGTCACGGTCGCGGAAACGGTGGGTGAGGAGTGGTTGCAGCCGGACCTCTTCCGCTTCGGTGCCTCCAGCCTCCTCAACGACGTACTGCTCCAGCGCCAGAAGCTCACCAGCGGCCGCTACTCCGGCCCGGCCTACGTCACGATCGACTGA
- a CDS encoding uroporphyrinogen-III synthase has product MTVMPAVDLPTGELSLAGFRIGVTADRRAGDLIEAFERRGASILHAPALKIAPVAEDLPLFEDTRAIIAARPDYAIVTTAYGLRRWCEAADAAGVGDSLLDVLGEAKIYVRGPKARGAVRALSLTDVGISVDETTASLVNMMLGLELHGKTVAVQLHGHTDYRQLERLRRAGAQVLTVTPYRWVKPIGPDALPRLIETVCAGGLDVLTFTSAPAVDAVLSTASEMGCLDAFVRALTGRVTAAVVGPVTAQPLVDVGVSPLVPERYRMGALIRLVGEYLGQHRVLQYPSAFGPIELRGKNLRINGNPVELAPAPMSLFRALIEANGAVLSREQLVGVLADGTGEHALDMTISRLRKSLPDARLVATVIKRGYRLQL; this is encoded by the coding sequence ATGACTGTTATGCCCGCAGTTGACCTGCCCACCGGTGAGCTCTCGCTTGCCGGCTTCCGCATCGGTGTTACCGCGGACCGGCGTGCGGGTGACCTGATCGAGGCGTTCGAACGCCGCGGTGCGTCAATCCTGCACGCACCGGCGCTGAAAATCGCCCCGGTGGCCGAGGACCTGCCGTTGTTCGAAGACACCCGTGCGATCATCGCTGCCCGTCCGGACTACGCCATCGTCACCACTGCCTATGGCCTGCGGCGGTGGTGCGAGGCCGCAGATGCCGCCGGCGTCGGGGATTCTCTGCTGGACGTTCTCGGTGAGGCGAAGATCTACGTCCGGGGTCCCAAAGCCCGCGGTGCTGTGCGCGCGCTAAGCCTTACCGACGTCGGAATCAGCGTCGATGAAACAACTGCGTCCCTGGTGAACATGATGCTCGGGCTGGAGCTGCATGGGAAGACGGTTGCTGTGCAGCTGCACGGGCACACGGACTATCGGCAGCTGGAACGGCTCCGCCGTGCCGGTGCGCAGGTTTTGACCGTGACCCCGTACCGCTGGGTGAAGCCAATCGGTCCGGATGCGCTGCCGCGGCTGATCGAGACTGTCTGCGCCGGCGGGCTCGATGTTCTCACGTTCACCAGTGCACCCGCGGTTGATGCCGTGCTCAGCACTGCTTCGGAAATGGGGTGCCTTGATGCGTTTGTCCGGGCGTTGACCGGGCGGGTGACGGCCGCCGTCGTCGGACCCGTGACCGCACAGCCGCTGGTGGATGTGGGGGTTTCGCCCCTCGTGCCGGAACGTTACCGGATGGGGGCGCTCATCCGGTTGGTGGGCGAGTATCTGGGCCAGCACCGGGTTCTGCAGTACCCGAGTGCCTTCGGGCCGATCGAGTTGCGTGGGAAGAACCTGCGCATCAACGGGAATCCGGTGGAGCTGGCGCCTGCGCCGATGAGCCTGTTCCGGGCCCTCATCGAAGCCAACGGTGCGGTGCTCTCACGGGAACAACTCGTTGGGGTGCTCGCGGACGGAACCGGCGAGCATGCACTGGACATGACCATCAGCCGGCTGCGGAAGTCGTTGCCCGATGCCCGCCTCGTGGCGACCGTCATCAAACGCGGTTACCGGCTGCAGCTGTAG
- the nirD gene encoding nitrite reductase small subunit NirD, translating to MTLQLDFSPEPALQEGLQGTWYPICRLADLEQCWGEAALIHGRQVALFRVDTEAVFAVSHRDPVSGSQVMARGLVGSKRQRFTITSPLHKQVYYLDSGEPVSGTDTALRSFPTRIADGVVEVLVA from the coding sequence ATGACGCTGCAACTCGACTTCAGTCCTGAGCCCGCACTGCAGGAAGGGCTCCAGGGCACCTGGTATCCGATCTGCCGCCTCGCTGATCTTGAGCAGTGCTGGGGTGAAGCCGCATTGATCCACGGCCGGCAGGTTGCACTGTTCCGCGTGGACACCGAAGCAGTGTTTGCGGTATCCCACCGTGATCCGGTGAGTGGCTCGCAGGTGATGGCGCGCGGACTGGTCGGGTCGAAGCGCCAGCGATTCACGATTACATCCCCGCTTCATAAGCAGGTGTACTACCTGGACTCGGGGGAGCCCGTTTCCGGAACCGATACGGCCCTGCGCAGCTTCCCAACCCGTATTGCGGACGGTGTGGTTGAAGTGCTGGTCGCCTGA
- the nirB gene encoding nitrite reductase large subunit NirB has product MSTQKILVVGGGPAAHRFVEAMWSRGLDGFAITVLTEETWLPYDRVALSQALVADVDLTLGDTTMWDHPSITLATGSRAVGLDRTARTVTTASGDVHTYDQLVLATGSNAARLPLPGMDAAHVYRTVDDVRALRTEVSRLMQELGRTIDAVVIGGGLLGLEAAGGMQTLGANPVVINGAEWLMNTQLDQGGGQALDRLITAKGVTVHGGVFPSGFAMEDGRMVGVDMADGRRIPADLVVVAIGVRPRDELPRDAGMTVGPRGGVVIDASCATEDPNIWAIGEVACFDGMALGLVAPANTMAEICADRLHGGTATFPGFDTATKLKLSGVEVAAFGDAFAAAEQSLEIVYADPARGLYQKLVVTDDAKTLLGGIFVGDASPYTALRPLLGRELSAEPGAYLSAAGGGEAPDTELPDDAILCSCNNVSAGSIRDAVNGCGTCEGSEPVRELSPLKGCTKAGTGCGSCVPMLKKLLEGQLKKSGIEVSKALCEHFTMSRPELFEAVRVLELDSFEGIIERFAVPETGTHGCDICKPVIASILASQRAEYVLDGGRGILQDTNDRALANMQKNGTYSVVPRIPGGEITPEKLGVIAKVAQDFNLYTKITGGQRIDMFGARLEELPEIWKILVEAGFESGQAYGKSLRTVKSCVGSTWCRFGVQDSVAMAIQLELRYRGLRSPHKLKFGVSGCARECAEARGKDVGIIATSDGWNLYVGGNGGATPAHAQLLAKDLDDNTLIQYIDRYLMYYIRTADRLQRTAAWQAELDGGLKHVEDVIVHDSLGIAEDLEAAMARHIDNYEDEWAATLQDPERLRRFRSFVNAPHEKDDWIANVPERGQIRPATNEERAAGGPVLLGAGIPVRSVLGEGE; this is encoded by the coding sequence ATGTCAACCCAGAAGATCCTCGTCGTCGGTGGTGGGCCCGCAGCCCACCGCTTCGTTGAAGCCATGTGGTCCCGCGGACTGGACGGATTCGCCATCACCGTCCTCACGGAGGAAACCTGGCTGCCGTATGACCGCGTGGCGCTGAGCCAGGCCCTCGTTGCCGACGTCGATCTCACACTCGGCGACACCACCATGTGGGACCACCCGTCCATCACCCTTGCCACCGGCTCCCGCGCCGTCGGCCTGGACCGCACGGCGCGTACCGTGACCACCGCATCCGGGGACGTCCACACCTACGATCAGCTGGTCCTCGCCACGGGTTCCAACGCTGCCCGCCTTCCGCTGCCCGGAATGGACGCGGCACACGTCTACCGGACAGTCGACGACGTCAGGGCCCTGCGCACCGAGGTTTCCCGCCTGATGCAGGAACTGGGCCGGACCATCGACGCCGTAGTGATCGGCGGCGGGCTGCTCGGACTGGAGGCGGCCGGCGGAATGCAGACGCTCGGAGCCAACCCGGTGGTCATCAACGGCGCGGAATGGCTCATGAACACCCAGCTCGACCAGGGCGGCGGGCAGGCACTCGACCGGCTCATCACAGCCAAGGGCGTCACCGTGCACGGTGGGGTGTTCCCCTCCGGTTTCGCGATGGAGGACGGGCGGATGGTAGGCGTCGACATGGCTGACGGTCGGCGGATTCCCGCGGACCTCGTGGTGGTGGCCATCGGCGTCCGGCCCCGCGACGAACTCCCCCGCGATGCCGGCATGACCGTGGGGCCGCGCGGCGGCGTTGTCATCGATGCGTCCTGTGCCACAGAGGACCCGAACATCTGGGCGATCGGCGAGGTCGCCTGTTTCGACGGCATGGCCCTTGGGCTGGTGGCACCGGCGAACACCATGGCCGAGATCTGCGCCGACCGCCTGCACGGCGGCACTGCCACATTCCCCGGCTTCGATACAGCGACCAAGCTCAAGCTCTCCGGGGTGGAGGTCGCGGCCTTCGGCGACGCCTTCGCCGCTGCCGAACAAAGCCTTGAGATTGTCTACGCGGATCCTGCGCGCGGCCTCTACCAGAAGCTGGTCGTCACGGACGATGCAAAGACGCTGCTCGGCGGTATCTTCGTCGGCGACGCCTCCCCCTACACCGCACTTCGCCCGCTCCTCGGGCGGGAACTCAGCGCCGAGCCCGGCGCCTACCTCTCAGCCGCCGGCGGCGGTGAGGCGCCGGACACGGAACTGCCCGACGACGCCATTCTCTGCTCCTGCAACAACGTCTCGGCAGGCTCAATCCGCGACGCCGTCAACGGCTGCGGTACCTGCGAGGGCTCCGAACCGGTCCGCGAGCTCAGCCCCCTGAAGGGCTGCACGAAAGCCGGCACCGGCTGCGGATCCTGTGTGCCGATGCTCAAGAAGCTCCTCGAGGGTCAGCTGAAGAAGAGCGGCATCGAAGTCTCCAAAGCCCTCTGCGAGCACTTCACCATGTCCCGCCCGGAGCTCTTCGAAGCCGTACGCGTACTGGAGCTGGACAGCTTCGAGGGCATCATCGAGCGTTTCGCGGTACCGGAGACGGGCACGCACGGCTGCGACATCTGCAAGCCCGTGATCGCGTCCATTCTCGCCTCGCAGCGTGCCGAGTACGTGCTCGACGGCGGCCGCGGGATCCTGCAGGACACCAACGACCGCGCACTCGCCAACATGCAGAAGAACGGCACCTACTCGGTGGTACCGCGCATCCCGGGCGGCGAGATCACCCCGGAGAAGCTCGGCGTGATCGCCAAGGTCGCCCAGGACTTCAACCTGTACACCAAGATCACCGGTGGCCAGCGGATCGACATGTTCGGTGCGCGGCTGGAGGAACTACCGGAAATCTGGAAGATCCTCGTCGAAGCCGGTTTCGAGTCGGGCCAGGCATACGGAAAATCGCTGCGGACCGTGAAGTCCTGCGTCGGGTCCACCTGGTGCCGGTTCGGCGTGCAGGATTCTGTGGCGATGGCCATCCAGCTGGAGCTGCGGTACCGCGGGCTGCGCAGCCCGCACAAGCTCAAGTTCGGCGTCTCCGGCTGTGCCCGCGAATGTGCGGAGGCGCGCGGAAAGGACGTCGGCATCATCGCCACCTCGGACGGCTGGAACCTGTACGTGGGCGGAAACGGCGGAGCTACCCCGGCACACGCCCAGCTGTTGGCCAAGGACCTCGATGACAACACCCTCATCCAGTACATCGACCGCTACCTCATGTACTACATCCGTACCGCGGACCGGCTGCAGCGCACCGCAGCCTGGCAGGCAGAGCTCGACGGCGGGCTCAAGCACGTCGAGGACGTCATCGTCCACGACTCGCTTGGTATCGCCGAGGATCTGGAAGCAGCCATGGCGCGGCACATCGACAACTACGAGGACGAATGGGCTGCCACCCTGCAGGATCCGGAGCGGCTGCGCAGGTTCCGCTCCTTCGTCAACGCCCCGCACGAGAAGGACGACTGGATCGCCAACGTTCCCGAACGCGGCCAGATCCGGCCCGCCACTAACGAGGAGCGGGCCGCCGGCGGTCCCGTCCTGTTGGGCGCCGGGATTCCCGTCCGTTCCGTCCTTGGGGAGGGCGAGTGA
- a CDS encoding aldehyde dehydrogenase family protein has protein sequence MTFLDYAPAPESAAILNLRDEYGLFINGEFVPGNGESFTTISPATEKQIATVSCANEQDVDTAVVAARRAYEKTWSRMSGADRGKYLFRIARLVQERSRELAVAESLDNGKPIKESRDVDIPLVAAWFFYYAGWADKLEYAGLGPAPRSLGVAAQVIPWNFPLLMLAWKIAPALAAGNTVVLKPAETTPLTALLFAEILQQADLPAGVVNIVTGAGATGSALVNHPDVNKVAFTGSTAVGREIARSTAGTSKKLTLELGGKGANIVFDDAPIDQAIEGIVNGIFFNQGQVCCAGSRLLVQESVHDDVVDRLKARLSTLRVGDPLDKNTDVGAINSASQLGRMRELSDIGEQEGAERWSPACNLPSEGFWFPPTVFTNVSTSHRIARDEIFGPVLSVLTFRTPAEAIAKANNTPYGLSAGIWTDKGSRILAVADKLRAGVVWANTFNKFDPASPFGGYKESGYGREGGKHGLSAYLAPSSFKSPSFKGGAR, from the coding sequence ATGACATTCCTTGATTACGCTCCCGCGCCCGAGTCGGCAGCGATCCTCAACCTTCGCGACGAATACGGTCTCTTCATCAACGGTGAGTTCGTGCCAGGCAACGGCGAATCCTTCACCACCATTTCACCGGCCACCGAAAAGCAGATTGCCACGGTGTCCTGCGCCAATGAGCAGGACGTGGATACCGCCGTCGTCGCCGCCCGCCGCGCCTACGAAAAAACGTGGTCGCGTATGTCCGGTGCCGATCGCGGCAAGTACCTATTCCGCATCGCGCGGCTGGTTCAGGAACGCTCACGCGAACTCGCAGTGGCTGAAAGCCTGGACAACGGCAAACCGATCAAGGAAAGCCGCGACGTCGACATCCCGCTGGTAGCCGCGTGGTTCTTCTACTACGCGGGCTGGGCGGACAAGCTGGAGTACGCCGGTCTGGGACCGGCGCCGCGCTCGCTCGGAGTTGCCGCACAGGTGATTCCGTGGAACTTCCCTTTGCTGATGCTCGCGTGGAAGATCGCGCCAGCGCTCGCCGCCGGAAACACCGTTGTCCTCAAACCTGCCGAGACCACTCCGCTGACGGCGCTGTTGTTCGCGGAGATCCTGCAGCAGGCCGACTTGCCCGCCGGCGTCGTCAATATCGTGACCGGTGCGGGTGCCACCGGATCCGCGCTGGTGAATCACCCGGATGTCAACAAGGTTGCCTTCACAGGATCGACGGCGGTGGGCCGGGAGATTGCCCGCTCCACGGCCGGTACCTCCAAGAAGCTAACCCTCGAACTGGGCGGCAAGGGCGCGAACATTGTGTTTGACGACGCCCCGATCGACCAGGCAATCGAGGGTATTGTCAACGGGATCTTCTTCAACCAGGGTCAGGTGTGCTGTGCGGGCTCGCGGCTGCTGGTGCAGGAATCAGTCCACGACGACGTCGTGGACCGGCTGAAAGCGCGGCTATCCACCCTGCGCGTGGGTGATCCGCTGGACAAGAACACCGACGTCGGCGCCATCAACTCCGCATCGCAGCTGGGGCGGATGCGTGAACTGTCCGACATCGGCGAGCAGGAGGGAGCCGAGCGGTGGAGTCCGGCCTGCAACCTGCCTTCCGAAGGCTTCTGGTTCCCGCCGACGGTCTTCACGAACGTGTCCACGAGCCACCGGATCGCCCGGGATGAAATCTTCGGGCCGGTCCTGTCCGTGCTGACGTTCCGCACGCCCGCGGAAGCGATCGCGAAGGCGAACAACACGCCGTACGGGCTTTCTGCCGGTATCTGGACCGACAAGGGCAGCCGGATCCTCGCTGTCGCTGACAAGCTGCGTGCCGGCGTCGTCTGGGCCAACACGTTCAACAAGTTCGACCCCGCGTCTCCCTTCGGCGGGTACAAGGAATCCGGCTATGGCCGCGAGGGCGGCAAGCATGGGCTCTCGGCCTACCTGGCGCCGTCGTCGTTCAAGTCGCCGTCGTTCAAGGGAGGTGCCCGATGA
- a CDS encoding flavin reductase family protein, with protein sequence MELDGALTAQSLDEANPSQADTDAFRVLSSDIAAGVGVLSTVLRRRDYAATVSSFLSVSYDPPTLLVSVYEESRICEAVTASGTWALSLLSNDHRGTVNWLASPGNPVEGLLAQVPFRRGPSTSSAVISSALAWFELKTVAVHPAATHQLIVGQVLSMGRDVPAGSATDPLIHFGGGYERLRR encoded by the coding sequence ATGGAGCTGGATGGTGCGTTGACCGCGCAAAGCCTGGACGAAGCCAACCCCTCGCAGGCCGACACAGACGCATTCCGGGTGCTCAGCAGCGACATCGCCGCCGGTGTCGGAGTTCTTTCCACCGTCCTGCGCCGTCGGGACTACGCGGCGACTGTCAGCAGCTTCCTCTCGGTCTCCTACGATCCGCCCACACTTCTGGTGAGCGTGTATGAAGAGTCCCGCATCTGCGAAGCGGTGACGGCATCGGGAACGTGGGCGCTGAGCCTCCTCTCGAACGATCACCGCGGCACGGTGAACTGGCTGGCCAGCCCCGGAAATCCTGTGGAGGGACTCCTCGCCCAGGTGCCCTTCCGGCGAGGCCCGTCCACTTCAAGTGCTGTGATCTCGAGTGCCCTGGCGTGGTTCGAGCTCAAGACCGTGGCCGTGCACCCTGCCGCAACTCACCAGCTCATTGTCGGGCAGGTCCTGTCGATGGGCCGCGACGTGCCGGCGGGCTCCGCAACTGATCCCCTGATCCACTTCGGTGGCGGATACGAGCGGCTGCGGCGCTAG
- the cobA gene encoding uroporphyrinogen-III C-methyltransferase — protein MQLSLEVTGLTVLVAGTTTAARRVVRRYGAGGATVRRIAGPEQFHPRLLDTVSLAVVVDDLPGRWEPLLEASRKRRILVSVEEPAAPGGCVTLVGGGPGVEDLLTMRARTALREADVVLYDRLAPYRTLAELAPGAELIDVGKTPGHHPIPQPEIEALMVRRAKEGYNVVRLKGGDPFVFGRGGEEINSCIAAGVPVSTVPGISSSIAVPAAAGIPVTYRGVAHAFTVVSGHQPLPPQELEALAALGGTIVVLMGIGTLPQLTSGLCKAGLASNVPVAIVEKGFSPEQRTTISTLGGAVTAAGAARCTSPAVVVIGEVVRRHQDFRATLTDVLTHPMVAS, from the coding sequence ATGCAGCTTTCCCTCGAAGTCACCGGCCTGACCGTCCTTGTTGCGGGCACGACGACGGCGGCGCGCCGCGTAGTGCGCCGCTACGGTGCCGGCGGCGCAACAGTGCGCCGGATCGCCGGCCCCGAGCAGTTCCATCCGCGGCTTCTTGACACCGTGAGCCTCGCCGTCGTTGTTGACGATTTGCCCGGTCGTTGGGAACCACTGCTGGAGGCAAGCCGTAAGCGCAGGATCCTTGTTTCCGTGGAGGAGCCGGCCGCACCGGGCGGCTGCGTGACCCTGGTGGGAGGCGGCCCGGGTGTGGAAGACCTGCTCACGATGCGGGCGCGCACCGCGCTGCGGGAGGCCGACGTCGTACTCTACGACCGGCTGGCGCCCTACCGGACGCTCGCGGAGCTGGCGCCCGGGGCGGAACTGATCGACGTCGGCAAGACGCCCGGGCACCACCCGATTCCCCAGCCGGAAATCGAAGCGCTCATGGTCAGGCGGGCGAAGGAAGGATACAACGTTGTCCGGCTGAAGGGTGGCGACCCGTTCGTGTTCGGTCGCGGCGGCGAGGAGATCAACAGCTGCATAGCGGCCGGGGTTCCCGTCTCCACTGTGCCGGGGATCAGCAGCTCGATTGCCGTGCCGGCGGCCGCAGGCATCCCGGTGACATATCGGGGTGTGGCGCACGCGTTCACCGTCGTGTCGGGACACCAGCCACTGCCTCCGCAGGAGCTCGAGGCGCTCGCCGCCCTGGGCGGAACCATTGTGGTGCTCATGGGCATCGGTACCCTGCCCCAGCTCACCTCGGGACTGTGCAAGGCGGGACTTGCATCCAACGTTCCGGTTGCGATCGTGGAGAAAGGCTTCAGTCCGGAGCAACGGACCACCATTTCGACTCTCGGCGGAGCCGTGACGGCTGCGGGCGCGGCGCGCTGTACCTCGCCCGCCGTCGTCGTCATCGGCGAGGTGGTTCGCCGTCACCAGGACTTTCGCGCGACCCTGACCGACGTACTCACACACCCGATGGTGGCATCATGA